The Agrobacterium cucumeris genome has a segment encoding these proteins:
- a CDS encoding Tim44 domain-containing protein has protein sequence MFAAFRRFKGLFAVAALGIAVSFVAVDMAEARRAGGGFGSRGTRTYSAPPATTTAPGQTAPINRSMTPNTNQAAPNAAQPARPGAQAAPQQSRGLFGGMMGGLMGGLLMGGLFGMLMGGGFGGMAGFFGMLMQVLLIGGLVMLAMRFFASRRQGQPAYGAAGGSQRTDHSGSSFNGGSQAGPSASSFKIPKIGALAGATGGAAAVTAAAAKPVAHENAVSEGDEIGITQGDLETFQKMLEDVQSAYAAEDYGTLRKLTTPEAMSYLAEELSDNATSGVKNDVRDVTLLQGDVAEAWHEEGQDYATVAMRYSAIDIMRDRTSGKVIEGDEHKPSEAVEMWTFVRRGGNDNWQVAAIQAAA, from the coding sequence ATGTTTGCTGCCTTTCGGCGCTTCAAGGGTTTGTTCGCAGTCGCCGCACTTGGTATCGCGGTGTCTTTCGTGGCGGTTGATATGGCCGAGGCACGCCGTGCCGGCGGTGGTTTCGGCAGCCGTGGTACGCGGACATACTCCGCACCACCTGCGACCACCACTGCGCCGGGCCAGACCGCGCCAATTAATCGCAGCATGACCCCCAATACCAACCAGGCGGCGCCCAACGCTGCCCAGCCGGCGCGCCCCGGTGCGCAGGCGGCCCCGCAGCAGAGCCGTGGCCTGTTTGGCGGCATGATGGGTGGTCTTATGGGCGGCCTGTTGATGGGCGGCCTGTTCGGCATGCTGATGGGCGGCGGTTTTGGCGGTATGGCCGGTTTCTTCGGCATGCTGATGCAGGTACTGCTTATCGGTGGTCTGGTGATGCTCGCCATGCGTTTCTTCGCATCGCGCCGTCAGGGCCAGCCCGCTTACGGTGCAGCCGGCGGCTCGCAGCGCACGGATCATTCCGGTTCGTCCTTTAATGGTGGCTCGCAGGCAGGTCCTTCCGCATCCTCGTTCAAAATCCCGAAGATCGGCGCTCTCGCCGGTGCTACGGGCGGTGCGGCGGCAGTCACAGCGGCAGCGGCCAAGCCGGTGGCGCACGAGAACGCCGTTTCCGAAGGTGACGAGATCGGCATCACCCAGGGCGACCTCGAAACCTTCCAGAAAATGCTGGAAGACGTCCAGTCCGCCTATGCTGCAGAGGATTACGGCACGTTGCGCAAGCTGACGACGCCGGAAGCCATGTCCTATCTCGCCGAGGAACTGAGCGACAATGCCACGAGCGGTGTGAAAAACGACGTCCGCGACGTGACACTACTGCAGGGCGATGTTGCCGAAGCCTGGCACGAAGAAGGCCAGGACTATGCGACGGTGGCCATGCGCTACTCCGCCATCGACATCATGCGCGATCGCACCTCGGGCAAGGTTATCGAGGGTGACGAGCACAAGCCTTCCGAAGCGGTGGAAATGTGGACCTTCGTGCGCCGTGGCGGCAACGACAACTGGCAGGTCGCCGCCATTCAGGCCGCCGCCTGA
- a CDS encoding OpgC family protein — protein sequence MKRFDLIDGMRGYFLVFMLINHLVFAGGFWLVEVNHRQFAFVEDAQGFVFLSGLLIGMVYARKMMKYGYDAGKQMIWNRAMELYRYAMGLVIAVLFFRMVIPHAPYIWYNWLGMTTFDDPLRLAAIATFLFQPTFMDILPQYIVYMLFAPILVKLCLDGKWAYVMAGSLLVWMAGQLGLQQIVTTPLNELVKGADEQGIRVSFNLLGWQLVFYSALVMGAMTAQNRIPWKAIFSPQHTWLPKAALLICLFFLPLRIATAWGLMPEFMMGKFSTMEIRADFGPVYLINFLAVGVGLTWLVIAGPKHHNPLVRSIAEGVIWVLSLKFLQLLGRHSLQVYVWHVAIVYGVYYLDGRTAELSQVSKTLIAFTAIGLLALPALWRERDKWIGSSGQKTAGA from the coding sequence ATGAAACGCTTTGACCTGATCGACGGGATGCGTGGTTACTTCCTCGTTTTCATGCTGATCAACCATCTGGTGTTTGCCGGCGGCTTCTGGCTGGTGGAAGTCAATCACCGGCAGTTTGCCTTTGTCGAGGACGCGCAGGGCTTCGTGTTCCTGTCCGGTCTCCTGATCGGCATGGTCTATGCCCGCAAGATGATGAAATATGGTTATGACGCCGGCAAGCAGATGATCTGGAACCGGGCGATGGAGCTTTATCGCTACGCGATGGGCCTTGTCATTGCCGTGCTGTTCTTCCGCATGGTCATCCCGCATGCGCCTTACATCTGGTACAACTGGCTCGGCATGACGACCTTCGACGATCCGCTGCGTCTCGCTGCCATTGCGACATTCCTCTTCCAGCCGACCTTCATGGATATCTTGCCGCAGTACATCGTCTACATGCTGTTTGCGCCGATCCTCGTGAAGCTCTGCCTTGATGGCAAGTGGGCTTATGTCATGGCCGGCTCCCTGCTGGTCTGGATGGCTGGCCAGCTTGGCCTGCAGCAGATCGTCACGACGCCGCTCAACGAACTCGTCAAGGGTGCGGATGAGCAGGGCATTCGCGTCAGCTTCAACCTGCTGGGCTGGCAGCTGGTGTTCTATTCGGCACTGGTGATGGGTGCGATGACGGCGCAGAACCGTATTCCGTGGAAGGCGATCTTCTCGCCGCAGCATACGTGGTTGCCTAAGGCCGCGCTGCTTATCTGCCTGTTCTTCCTGCCGCTGCGCATCGCCACGGCATGGGGCCTGATGCCGGAATTCATGATGGGCAAGTTCTCCACCATGGAAATCCGCGCCGATTTCGGCCCCGTCTATCTCATCAACTTCCTCGCCGTCGGCGTCGGCCTGACCTGGCTGGTGATTGCCGGCCCGAAGCATCACAACCCGCTCGTGCGCTCCATTGCCGAAGGCGTGATCTGGGTGCTGTCGTTGAAGTTCCTGCAATTGCTCGGCCGCCATTCGCTGCAGGTCTATGTCTGGCACGTGGCGATCGTCTACGGCGTCTATTATCTTGATGGCCGCACGGCGGAACTGTCGCAGGTCAGCAAGACGCTGATTGCCTTCACGGCCATCGGACTGCTGGCGTTGCCGGCTCTGTGGCGGGAGCGCGACAAGTGGATCGGCAGCAGCGGCCAGAAAACGGCTGGCGCTTAA
- a CDS encoding outer membrane protein produces MKNALAGFLAVLLTGTSAVGADLYQAEPAPAYVEAPEVQITQSSGWYLRGDVGYSFNKLRGAHYYQGGPGGYLQDFDTADIKDSYVVGAGVGYQFNNYFRSDVTFDYMGKSDFRGSTSGFCGSVPGRCVSADLSSLRAYTLMANAYVDLGTYGRVTPYVGGGIGGSYVKWDKLRNTSCSVNGLGCDPTTEHGGKGKWRFAYALMAGASIDVTCNLKADIGYRFRHINKGDMFGYENGGGPGRDKGLYSHEVRVGGRYVFNGCDTAQYMPPADIPLQPAVYK; encoded by the coding sequence ATGAAAAACGCCCTGGCCGGATTTCTGGCCGTTCTGCTGACCGGCACAAGCGCCGTCGGCGCCGACCTTTATCAAGCCGAACCAGCACCCGCCTATGTCGAAGCGCCGGAAGTTCAGATCACGCAGTCTAGCGGCTGGTATCTGCGCGGCGACGTCGGCTATTCTTTCAACAAACTGCGCGGTGCCCACTATTATCAGGGCGGCCCTGGCGGTTATCTGCAGGATTTTGATACGGCTGATATCAAGGACAGCTATGTCGTTGGCGCCGGTGTCGGTTACCAGTTCAACAACTATTTCCGCAGCGACGTAACCTTCGACTATATGGGAAAATCGGATTTCCGCGGCTCCACAAGCGGTTTCTGCGGCTCCGTTCCCGGTCGCTGTGTTTCGGCTGATCTGAGCTCGCTGAGAGCCTATACGCTGATGGCCAACGCCTATGTCGATCTCGGCACTTATGGCCGTGTCACACCTTATGTCGGTGGTGGTATCGGTGGCTCTTACGTCAAGTGGGATAAGCTGCGCAACACATCGTGCAGCGTTAATGGCCTCGGCTGCGACCCGACCACCGAGCACGGCGGCAAGGGCAAGTGGCGCTTCGCTTACGCCCTGATGGCAGGTGCGTCGATCGACGTCACCTGTAACCTGAAGGCCGATATCGGTTACCGTTTCCGCCACATCAACAAGGGCGACATGTTCGGTTATGAGAACGGCGGCGGTCCGGGCCGTGACAAGGGTCTCTATTCGCATGAAGTGCGTGTTGGCGGCCGTTATGTCTTCAACGGTTGCGATACGGCACAATACATGCCGCCTGCCGATATTCCGCTGCAGCCTGCCGTTTATAAATAA
- a CDS encoding phosphoserine transaminase — protein MTDIVKPDLRPGNTHFSSGPCSKRPGWSLDALSDAPLGRSHRAKVGKDKLKQAIDLTREILNVPADYRIGIVPASDTGAVEMALWSLLGERGVDMLAWESFGAGWVTDVVKQLKLKDVRKFEADYGLLPNLAEVDFDRDVVFTWNGTTSGVRVANADFIPADRKGLTICDATSAAFAQDMDFTKLDVVTFSWQKVLGGEGGHGVIILSPRAVERLLSYSPTWPLPKIFRMVSGGKLIEGIFTGETINTPSMLCVEDYIDALLWAKNLGGLKALIGRADANAKVIYDFIEKNDWIANLAVKPETRSNTSVCLKIVDPEVQALDAAAQADFAKGVVALLEKENVALDIGAYRDAPSGLRIWAGATIETADMEAVMPWLAWAYQTQKAALSKAAA, from the coding sequence ATGACAGATATAGTGAAGCCGGACCTCCGTCCGGGCAATACGCATTTCTCTTCTGGTCCCTGCTCGAAGCGTCCCGGTTGGTCGCTAGATGCTCTCTCCGATGCACCGCTCGGTCGCTCGCATCGCGCCAAGGTTGGCAAAGACAAGCTGAAGCAGGCCATCGATCTTACCCGTGAAATTCTAAACGTCCCCGCCGATTATCGTATCGGCATCGTTCCTGCATCCGATACCGGCGCTGTTGAAATGGCGCTCTGGTCGCTGCTCGGTGAACGTGGCGTCGATATGCTCGCCTGGGAAAGCTTCGGCGCCGGCTGGGTCACCGACGTCGTCAAGCAGCTGAAGCTGAAGGACGTCCGCAAATTCGAGGCCGATTACGGCCTGCTGCCGAACCTTGCCGAAGTCGATTTCGACCGTGATGTCGTCTTCACCTGGAACGGCACGACATCGGGCGTCCGCGTTGCCAATGCCGATTTCATTCCTGCTGACCGCAAGGGCCTGACGATCTGCGACGCCACCTCGGCGGCCTTCGCACAGGACATGGACTTTACGAAACTCGACGTCGTCACCTTCTCCTGGCAGAAGGTTCTGGGCGGTGAAGGCGGCCACGGCGTCATCATCCTTTCGCCCCGTGCTGTTGAGCGCCTGCTGAGCTATTCGCCGACATGGCCACTGCCGAAAATCTTCCGCATGGTCTCTGGCGGCAAGCTGATCGAAGGCATCTTCACCGGCGAAACCATCAACACGCCGTCCATGCTTTGCGTTGAAGACTATATTGATGCGTTGCTGTGGGCGAAGAACCTTGGTGGCCTTAAGGCGCTGATCGGCCGTGCCGATGCCAATGCCAAGGTCATCTACGACTTCATCGAGAAGAATGACTGGATCGCCAACCTGGCCGTCAAGCCGGAAACCCGCTCCAACACCTCCGTCTGCCTGAAGATCGTCGATCCCGAGGTACAGGCGCTGGATGCGGCCGCACAGGCCGACTTCGCCAAGGGCGTTGTTGCCCTGCTCGAGAAGGAAAATGTCGCGCTCGATATCGGCGCTTACCGTGACGCACCGTCCGGTCTGCGCATCTGGGCCGGCGCCACCATCGAGACGGCCGATATGGAAGCCGTCATGCCCTGGCTCGCCTGGGCTTACCAGACGCAGAAGGCAGCACTTTCCAAGGCTGCCGCCTGA
- the mnmA gene encoding tRNA 2-thiouridine(34) synthase MnmA has protein sequence MNTLDFDKRPEDTRIVVAMSGGVDSSVVAGILKREGYDVLGITLQLYDHGAAVHRAGSCCAGQDIDDARRVCETLGIPHYVLDYEARFRETVINPFAEAYAMGETPIPCVACNQTVKFADLLATAQELGADALATGHYIRSRPNPVSGQPGRRALYRPIDSDRDQSWFLFATTQEQIDYLRFPLGGLSKAETRALAEDMGLVVAKKADSQDICFVPQGKYTDIINKLKPNAALAGDIVHLDGRVLGRHDGIVHYTIGQRRGIGVATGEPLYVVHLDARGRRVIVGPREALETRRVYLRDMNWLGDGELAVDAGQGFACFAKVRSTRPPTEAVLHADENGIYVDLMTGEAGVAPGQACVLYSAPGADARVYGGGFIERSERSVEAEASLKALLEKPVAA, from the coding sequence GTGAATACGCTCGATTTTGACAAGAGGCCGGAAGATACCCGGATCGTTGTCGCCATGTCCGGTGGCGTCGATTCTTCGGTTGTGGCCGGTATCCTCAAGCGCGAGGGCTATGATGTCCTTGGCATTACGCTCCAGCTCTATGACCATGGTGCTGCCGTGCACCGCGCCGGTTCCTGTTGCGCGGGGCAGGATATTGATGATGCGCGCAGGGTCTGCGAAACGCTGGGTATTCCGCATTATGTGCTGGATTACGAAGCGCGGTTCCGTGAAACCGTCATCAATCCTTTTGCCGAAGCCTATGCAATGGGAGAAACGCCGATCCCCTGCGTTGCCTGCAACCAGACGGTAAAATTTGCCGATCTGCTCGCCACAGCGCAGGAACTCGGCGCTGATGCGCTGGCAACCGGCCATTATATCCGCTCACGCCCCAATCCCGTGTCTGGCCAGCCGGGCCGCCGAGCGCTTTATCGCCCGATCGATAGCGACCGCGACCAGAGCTGGTTCCTGTTCGCCACCACACAGGAGCAGATCGACTATCTGCGCTTTCCGCTGGGTGGCCTCTCCAAGGCCGAAACGAGGGCGCTGGCGGAAGATATGGGGCTCGTCGTTGCCAAGAAGGCCGACAGCCAGGACATCTGTTTCGTGCCGCAGGGCAAATATACCGATATCATCAACAAGCTGAAGCCGAATGCGGCTCTGGCCGGCGATATCGTGCATCTGGATGGTCGTGTGCTCGGCCGCCATGATGGTATCGTGCATTATACGATCGGCCAGCGTCGTGGCATCGGTGTTGCCACCGGGGAGCCTCTCTACGTCGTGCATCTCGATGCGCGTGGCCGCCGTGTTATTGTTGGCCCCCGCGAAGCGCTGGAAACCCGCCGCGTCTATCTGCGTGACATGAACTGGCTGGGTGACGGCGAACTGGCTGTCGACGCCGGGCAGGGTTTTGCCTGCTTCGCCAAAGTGCGCTCCACGCGCCCACCAACCGAAGCGGTGCTGCATGCCGACGAAAATGGCATCTATGTGGATCTGATGACCGGCGAAGCCGGCGTCGCCCCGGGCCAGGCCTGCGTGCTCTATTCAGCGCCGGGCGCGGATGCCCGCGTTTACGGTGGTGGTTTCATCGAACGTTCGGAACGCTCGGTGGAAGCCGAGGCTTCGCTGAAGGCACTTCTGGAAAAGCCGGTTGCGGCCTGA
- a CDS encoding prolyl-tRNA synthetase associated domain-containing protein, translated as MAENSPRTATELFQFLDGLGISHTTKQHEPVFTVAEAQSLRDLIPGGHTKNLFVKDKKDQYFVLTVEENAVVDLKSVHKTIGAASRVSFGRPEKMLEYLGVVPGSVTVFGAINDTGRQVTFVLDSDLLENELVNGHPLSNDQTTTIASKDLIRFLEATGHAPLVLKVSE; from the coding sequence ATGGCGGAGAATTCTCCCAGAACGGCAACGGAGCTTTTCCAGTTTCTGGATGGGCTCGGCATTTCTCATACCACGAAACAGCACGAACCGGTGTTTACCGTTGCCGAAGCCCAGTCGCTGCGCGATCTCATTCCCGGCGGCCATACGAAAAACCTTTTCGTGAAGGACAAGAAGGATCAATATTTTGTTCTGACTGTCGAAGAAAATGCCGTTGTCGATCTCAAAAGCGTTCACAAGACGATAGGTGCTGCAAGCCGCGTATCCTTTGGCAGGCCGGAAAAAATGCTTGAATATCTGGGCGTCGTGCCGGGATCGGTAACGGTCTTCGGGGCGATCAACGACACTGGCAGGCAGGTCACCTTCGTGCTCGACAGTGATCTTCTGGAAAACGAACTGGTCAATGGCCATCCGCTTTCCAACGACCAGACGACGACGATCGCGTCGAAGGATCTTATCCGCTTTCTGGAGGCGACCGGACATGCGCCGCTTGTCTTGAAAGTCAGCGAGTGA
- the trxA gene encoding thioredoxin: MSDTNNPYGGSYGGQMSASAHHNGELNGAASGHIKDTTTAAFSKDVLEESRRQPVLVDFWAPWCGPCKQLTPVLEKVINEANGRVKLVKLNIDDHPSIPGQLGIQSIPAIVAFADGRPVDGFMGAVPESQIKQFIDKIAGPDAGDPKAEIEAALTEAKQLLTDGDFNGAAQLFGAVMQADPENPAAIAGIAECMIAAGQYERASELLSSLPAELNEDAGIQLVLKKIAQYEEARKIGDPVALESDLALNPDHHEARVKLAKVLNAQGRRDEAADHLLYVMRKDRTFDDDGARRQLLEFFEAWGFKDPATVAGRRKLSAILFS; the protein is encoded by the coding sequence ATGAGCGACACCAATAATCCTTACGGCGGTTCCTATGGCGGGCAGATGTCTGCAAGCGCGCATCACAACGGCGAGCTGAATGGCGCAGCCTCCGGTCACATCAAGGACACAACGACGGCTGCTTTCTCCAAGGATGTTCTTGAGGAATCGCGCCGCCAGCCGGTTCTGGTGGATTTCTGGGCGCCCTGGTGCGGCCCGTGCAAGCAGCTGACGCCGGTGCTCGAAAAGGTCATCAACGAGGCGAATGGCCGTGTGAAGCTTGTGAAGCTGAACATCGACGATCACCCGTCCATTCCGGGCCAGCTCGGCATCCAGTCCATCCCCGCCATCGTCGCTTTTGCCGATGGCCGGCCGGTGGATGGCTTCATGGGCGCGGTGCCGGAAAGCCAGATCAAGCAGTTCATCGACAAGATTGCCGGCCCGGATGCGGGTGATCCCAAAGCCGAAATCGAGGCGGCTCTGACCGAGGCGAAACAGCTTCTGACGGATGGCGATTTTAACGGCGCAGCACAGCTGTTCGGCGCCGTCATGCAGGCCGATCCGGAAAACCCCGCGGCGATTGCCGGTATTGCCGAATGCATGATTGCTGCCGGTCAGTATGAACGGGCTAGCGAACTGCTCTCCTCCCTGCCTGCGGAGCTCAACGAAGATGCGGGCATTCAGCTCGTTCTGAAAAAGATCGCGCAATATGAGGAAGCCCGAAAGATCGGAGATCCGGTGGCGCTGGAAAGCGATCTGGCGCTCAATCCCGATCATCACGAGGCGCGGGTGAAGCTCGCCAAGGTGCTGAACGCTCAAGGGCGGCGCGATGAAGCGGCAGACCATCTGCTCTATGTCATGCGCAAGGACCGGACCTTTGATGATGACGGCGCGCGCCGGCAGCTTCTGGAGTTTTTCGAGGCCTGGGGCTTCAAGGACCCGGCAACCGTCGCCGGCCGCCGGAAGCTTTCGGCAATATTGTTTTCGTAA
- the glmM gene encoding phosphoglucosamine mutase, giving the protein MARRYFGTDGIRGQSNVFPMTPDLAMRVGIAVGTIFRRGHHRHRVVIGKDTRLSGYMLENALVAGFTAAGLDVFLLGPIPTPAVAMLTRSLRADIGVMISASHNPFSDNGIKLFGPDGYKLSDELELEIEDLLDKDIYAQLAKPSEIGRAKRVDGDIYRYIEFVKRTLPRDVTLSGLRIAIDCANGAAYKVAPAALWELGAEVVTIGNEPNGININLECGSTHPEALQKKVHEVRADIGIALDGDADRVIIVDERGEIVDGDQLMAVIADSWADDNTLRGGGIVATVMSNLGLERFLGDKGLTLARTKVGDRYVVEHMRNHNFNVGGEQSGHIVLSDYGTTGDGLVAALQVLAKVKRSGRTVSEVCRKFEPVPQLLKNVRISGGKPLENPVVLQAIADAESALANNGRLVIRPSGTEPLIRVMAEGDDSAKVEKIVNDLVGVISSARSAA; this is encoded by the coding sequence ATGGCACGCCGTTATTTCGGAACCGATGGTATCCGCGGACAATCGAACGTCTTCCCCATGACGCCGGATCTGGCGATGCGTGTGGGCATTGCGGTCGGCACGATCTTCCGCCGTGGCCATCATCGCCATCGCGTCGTCATCGGCAAGGATACCCGCCTTTCCGGTTATATGCTGGAAAACGCACTGGTTGCCGGTTTCACCGCAGCCGGCCTCGATGTTTTCCTGCTCGGACCTATTCCGACGCCTGCCGTCGCCATGCTCACCCGGTCGCTGCGCGCTGATATCGGTGTAATGATCTCGGCATCGCACAATCCCTTCTCCGATAATGGCATCAAGCTTTTTGGACCTGACGGATACAAGCTTTCCGACGAGCTGGAGTTGGAGATCGAAGATCTTCTCGACAAGGATATCTACGCACAGCTGGCGAAGCCGAGCGAAATCGGCCGCGCCAAGCGCGTGGATGGCGATATTTACCGCTATATCGAATTCGTCAAACGGACTTTGCCGCGCGATGTGACGCTGAGTGGCCTGCGGATCGCCATCGACTGCGCCAATGGCGCAGCTTACAAGGTGGCTCCCGCCGCCCTCTGGGAACTCGGCGCTGAGGTGGTCACCATCGGCAACGAGCCGAATGGCATCAATATCAACCTCGAATGCGGCTCCACCCATCCGGAAGCCCTGCAGAAAAAGGTGCATGAGGTGCGGGCCGATATCGGCATCGCGCTCGATGGCGATGCGGATCGTGTCATCATCGTCGATGAACGCGGTGAGATCGTTGACGGCGACCAGCTGATGGCTGTCATCGCCGATAGCTGGGCTGACGATAACACGCTGCGCGGCGGCGGCATTGTCGCAACCGTCATGTCCAACCTTGGCCTGGAACGGTTCCTCGGCGACAAGGGCCTCACCCTTGCCCGCACCAAGGTCGGCGACCGTTATGTGGTCGAGCATATGCGCAACCACAATTTCAACGTTGGTGGTGAGCAGTCCGGCCATATCGTATTGTCGGATTACGGCACGACCGGTGATGGTCTTGTCGCGGCATTGCAGGTTCTCGCCAAGGTCAAGCGCTCCGGCCGCACGGTCAGCGAAGTATGCCGCAAGTTCGAGCCGGTGCCGCAGCTTTTGAAAAATGTGCGCATTTCTGGCGGCAAGCCGCTGGAAAATCCGGTCGTGCTGCAGGCGATCGCCGATGCGGAAAGCGCGCTGGCCAATAATGGCCGCCTCGTCATCCGTCCTTCCGGCACCGAGCCGCTGATCCGCGTCATGGCGGAGGGTGACGACAGTGCGAAAGTGGAAAAGATCGTCAACGATCTGGTCGGCGTCATCTCCAGCGCCCGCTCGGCCGCGTGA
- the serA gene encoding phosphoglycerate dehydrogenase produces the protein MAPRVLVSDELSETAVQIFRDRGVEVDFQPKLGKDKDKLAEIIGNYDGLAIRSATKATEKLIEAATNLKVIGRAGIGVDNVDIPAASRRGIIVMNTPFGNSITTAEHAIALMFAVARQLPAADSSTQAGKWEKSKFMGVEITGKTLGVIGAGNIGGIVCSRALGLKMHVLAYDPFLSPERAQEMGVTKVELDELLAQADFITLHVPMTDKTRGILNAENLAKTKKGVRIVNCARGGLVDEAALAEAIKSGHVAGAGFDVFEVEPATESPLFGLPNVVCTPHLGASTTEAQENVALQVAEQMSDYLVKGAVSNAINMPSITADEAPRLRPFIRLADVLGSFVGQVQESATKEIEILYDGATANMNTKALTSALLAGLIRSQVADVNMVSAPVMIKEKGIILSEVKRDKTGVYDGYIKLTVKTENQIRSVAGTVFSDGKPRFIQIKNINMDADVGSHMIYITNTDVPGMIGFMGTTLGEAGVNIANFQLGREKEAGDAIALLYVDGPVSETVLDKLRANPAIRQVKPLMFNVD, from the coding sequence ATGGCACCTCGCGTACTCGTATCCGACGAACTGTCGGAAACCGCCGTCCAGATTTTCCGTGATCGTGGCGTCGAAGTCGATTTCCAGCCGAAGCTCGGCAAGGACAAGGACAAGCTTGCCGAAATCATCGGCAATTACGATGGCCTGGCCATCCGCTCCGCCACCAAGGCGACAGAAAAGCTGATCGAGGCTGCGACCAACCTCAAGGTCATCGGCCGCGCCGGCATCGGTGTCGACAATGTCGATATTCCGGCAGCCTCGCGCCGCGGTATCATCGTCATGAACACGCCGTTCGGCAACTCCATCACCACGGCCGAACATGCGATTGCGCTGATGTTCGCAGTCGCGCGCCAGCTTCCGGCAGCCGATAGCTCCACGCAGGCCGGCAAGTGGGAAAAATCGAAATTCATGGGTGTCGAAATCACCGGCAAGACGCTCGGCGTCATCGGTGCCGGCAATATCGGCGGCATCGTCTGCTCGCGTGCCTTGGGCTTGAAGATGCATGTTCTGGCCTACGACCCCTTCCTCTCGCCGGAGCGCGCGCAGGAAATGGGCGTCACCAAGGTCGAGCTGGACGAGCTGCTGGCGCAGGCCGACTTCATCACCCTGCATGTGCCGATGACCGACAAGACACGCGGCATCCTCAACGCTGAAAACCTTGCCAAGACCAAGAAGGGCGTTCGTATCGTCAACTGCGCCCGTGGCGGTCTGGTGGATGAAGCAGCGCTTGCCGAAGCCATCAAGTCCGGCCATGTCGCCGGTGCCGGTTTCGACGTGTTCGAAGTCGAACCAGCCACTGAAAGCCCGCTTTTCGGCCTGCCAAACGTCGTCTGCACGCCGCATCTCGGCGCTTCGACCACGGAAGCACAGGAAAATGTCGCCCTGCAGGTTGCCGAGCAGATGTCGGATTATCTCGTCAAGGGTGCCGTCTCCAACGCCATCAACATGCCGTCGATCACGGCTGATGAGGCGCCGCGCCTGAGGCCTTTCATCCGTCTTGCGGATGTTCTCGGCTCCTTCGTCGGTCAGGTGCAGGAAAGCGCCACCAAGGAAATCGAAATCCTCTATGATGGCGCAACCGCCAACATGAACACCAAGGCATTGACCAGTGCATTGCTGGCCGGCCTGATCCGCAGCCAGGTGGCTGACGTGAACATGGTTTCGGCTCCTGTCATGATCAAGGAAAAGGGCATCATCCTTTCCGAAGTCAAGCGCGACAAGACCGGCGTTTACGACGGCTATATCAAGCTGACGGTCAAGACGGAAAACCAGATCCGCTCGGTTGCCGGCACGGTGTTTTCGGATGGCAAGCCGCGCTTCATCCAGATCAAGAACATCAACATGGATGCCGATGTCGGATCGCACATGATCTACATCACCAACACCGACGTTCCCGGCATGATCGGCTTCATGGGCACCACGCTCGGCGAGGCTGGCGTCAACATCGCCAACTTCCAGCTCGGCCGTGAAAAGGAAGCCGGTGACGCCATCGCGCTGCTTTATGTCGATGGTCCGGTTTCCGAAACGGTGCTGGACAAGCTGCGCGCCAACCCGGCGATCCGCCAGGTCAAGCCGCTGATGTTCAACGTCGACTGA
- a CDS encoding LON peptidase substrate-binding domain-containing protein, with amino-acid sequence MHVGNARYVKNDDLPETVPVFPLPGALLLPEGHLPLNIFEPRYLAMIDMALAGHRVIGMVQPALNVIEAGIEGGPLSAVGCLGRITSFSETGDGRYVISLTGVCRFRLLEEVEAGKPYRSFRHAPFIADLSGEYDEEAVDRENLLRVFRAFLDANQLEADWESVERAGNRVLVNSLSMMSPFGPAEKQALLEAPDLKTRAETLIAITEIVLAQGSGEGGTVLQ; translated from the coding sequence ATGCATGTCGGAAATGCGAGATATGTGAAGAATGACGATCTGCCGGAAACCGTGCCGGTATTTCCCTTGCCGGGTGCCCTGCTGCTACCGGAAGGCCATCTTCCACTCAATATTTTCGAGCCGAGATATCTCGCCATGATCGACATGGCACTGGCTGGCCACCGTGTCATCGGCATGGTGCAGCCGGCCCTGAATGTCATTGAGGCGGGGATTGAAGGCGGGCCTTTGAGCGCGGTCGGATGTCTCGGCCGAATTACCTCCTTTTCGGAAACCGGGGATGGCCGTTACGTCATCTCTCTCACCGGTGTCTGCCGTTTCCGCTTGCTGGAAGAGGTGGAGGCAGGCAAGCCCTATCGCAGCTTCCGTCACGCGCCTTTCATTGCCGATCTTTCCGGCGAATATGACGAGGAAGCGGTGGATCGCGAAAATCTGCTCCGGGTATTTCGCGCGTTTCTGGACGCAAACCAGCTGGAGGCTGATTGGGAAAGCGTGGAAAGGGCGGGCAATCGTGTCCTCGTCAATTCCCTTTCCATGATGTCTCCCTTCGGTCCGGCCGAAAAACAGGCGCTGCTTGAAGCCCCCGACCTGAAGACACGGGCCGAAACATTGATTGCCATCACCGAGATCGTTCTTGCCCAGGGGTCGGGCGAGGGCGGCACCGTGCTGCAATAG